Proteins co-encoded in one Desulforegulaceae bacterium genomic window:
- a CDS encoding flagellin has translation MGLRINTNIQALNAHKNLIKTDNALSSSLERLSSGLRINKAADDASGLAIANTLKAQHTGIGQAISNASDGVNIIQIADGALEESTNIVNTIRTKAIQAASDAQSAASRKAIQADVTKLLEELNMIAETTAYNGINLLDGTFTDKQFHIGAYKDETANVNIGNASGKVVGAMAYANTARQAEASVSKPFFKGDAVTTDKLEEGDLRINGIEIGKAGDQFVFTGTTAASTTAFAKAAAINAKVNETGVQAKATTETIFTFGAANGYMEINGVSLTTSGGAQAVANDINNNLSAQQLGIRAEYIANGTTNGALKVVGMYGQEVTFSNATGSILVNGQHASGSDFKAQGTLTLSNARAMTQSTEGISEVSLSAGDLTINGIDVAQGGALSIKKDDSDHTLLNAINNNSTFQKMGVRAEYVSMDDGLANRIRIISENDQIVIGGADPGKVNLEKGATQGIQTNGIVLEGSATDTDKINDNYLSKIGFSGAQYGSFEPSGVGNQSGNDLLVLSGAYLKTDAVSTAKLEEGDIRINGIEIGAAGGQFVHSGATAVTTSTTAFAKAAAINAKVNETGVQAKATTETIFTFGDANGYMEINGVSLTTSGGAQAVANDINNNLSAQQLGIRAEYIANGTTNGALKVVGMYGQEVTFSNAKGSILVNGQHASGSDFKAQGTLTLSNARAMVGSEDKIEKVAVNSGDFVINGVDIASGGALNIEDNDNDHTLLNAINDNTELQQMGIRAEYYSTDDGVSNRIRLISANDDITISGTDPSKLNFVKGTTEGITTTEMRIEGAAVDSDKSNDNYLSKIGLSGSINGTSEADGSENSGGNDVLIFGNDRMRYDSGDIAINGYNIGQPSDDGISHALGDRSAAAWAEAINSISKHTGVEADIIKAQQTGAGTVTAGILQQGDLKINGVDIVRDNTGGNGMQLKNGDADHTLINAINEYKDQTGVMASIDKDGALVLNARDGRNIHVQSTATGNKNVKFASDFGNVGVAQDSVYMGNIRLVANEAFTVDGAGSNAGQRELSLGKVGLAGGGASTEATSDLKGDGTILAGLNYSTAIAYVDVTTQEGAEMAIRTADYALERLDEIRSGLGSTQNQLTSTIANLSVTKINVQATESAMRDVDFAAESTQFSKMQVLMQAGTYAQSQANATAQNVMRLLQ, from the coding sequence ATGGGTCTAAGAATTAATACAAACATTCAGGCATTGAATGCACACAAAAACCTTATCAAAACTGATAATGCACTAAGTTCATCATTAGAGCGGCTTTCCAGTGGTTTAAGAATCAACAAGGCAGCTGATGATGCTTCAGGGCTTGCTATTGCTAATACATTGAAAGCTCAGCATACAGGTATTGGTCAGGCTATTTCAAACGCAAGTGATGGTGTTAACATTATTCAGATAGCAGACGGAGCTCTTGAAGAATCAACAAATATAGTTAACACAATCAGAACCAAGGCAATTCAGGCAGCTTCAGACGCCCAAAGTGCTGCTTCAAGAAAAGCCATCCAGGCTGACGTTACCAAGCTTCTTGAAGAACTTAATATGATTGCTGAAACAACAGCATATAATGGAATCAATCTTCTTGACGGCACTTTTACTGACAAGCAGTTTCATATTGGTGCTTACAAAGATGAAACCGCCAATGTAAATATTGGAAATGCAAGTGGTAAAGTTGTTGGTGCCATGGCTTATGCAAATACTGCAAGACAGGCTGAAGCTTCTGTTTCCAAGCCTTTTTTTAAGGGTGATGCAGTAACAACTGATAAACTTGAAGAAGGTGATTTAAGAATTAATGGTATTGAAATTGGAAAAGCTGGTGACCAGTTTGTTTTTACTGGTACTACAGCAGCATCAACAACAGCATTTGCAAAGGCAGCAGCAATAAATGCCAAGGTAAATGAAACCGGTGTTCAGGCAAAGGCAACAACAGAAACAATATTCACATTCGGTGCTGCTAATGGTTATATGGAGATCAATGGAGTTAGTCTTACAACTTCAGGTGGTGCTCAAGCTGTTGCTAATGACATTAATAATAATCTTTCTGCACAGCAACTTGGTATCAGAGCTGAATATATAGCCAATGGTACTACTAACGGTGCTTTAAAAGTAGTGGGTATGTATGGTCAGGAAGTTACGTTTTCAAATGCTACAGGTTCTATTCTAGTAAATGGGCAGCATGCTAGTGGTTCAGATTTTAAAGCCCAGGGAACCTTAACCCTTTCCAACGCAAGAGCAATGACTCAGTCAACTGAAGGAATATCTGAAGTTTCACTTAGTGCAGGTGATTTAACCATTAATGGAATTGATGTTGCTCAAGGCGGTGCTCTTTCTATTAAAAAAGATGACAGCGATCACACTCTTTTAAATGCAATAAACAATAATTCCACTTTCCAGAAAATGGGTGTAAGAGCCGAATATGTAAGTATGGATGATGGTTTAGCCAACAGAATCAGAATTATATCAGAAAATGATCAAATAGTTATTGGAGGAGCAGATCCTGGTAAAGTTAACCTTGAAAAAGGTGCAACCCAGGGAATCCAGACAAATGGTATTGTTCTTGAAGGTTCTGCAACAGATACTGATAAAATTAATGATAACTATTTGAGTAAAATAGGTTTTTCAGGTGCTCAATATGGTTCTTTTGAGCCAAGTGGGGTTGGTAATCAATCTGGAAACGATTTGCTTGTTCTTTCAGGTGCATATCTTAAAACCGATGCTGTTTCTACAGCTAAGCTTGAAGAAGGTGATATCAGAATAAATGGTATTGAAATTGGTGCAGCTGGAGGACAATTTGTTCATTCAGGAGCAACAGCAGTAACAACATCAACAACAGCATTTGCAAAGGCAGCAGCAATAAACGCCAAGGTAAATGAAACCGGTGTTCAGGCAAAGGCAACAACAGAAACAATATTCACATTCGGTGATGCTAATGGTTATATGGAGATCAATGGAGTTAGTCTTACAACTTCAGGTGGTGCTCAAGCTGTTGCTAATGACATTAATAATAATCTTTCTGCACAGCAACTTGGTATCAGAGCTGAATATATAGCCAATGGTACTACTAACGGTGCTTTAAAAGTAGTGGGTATGTATGGTCAGGAAGTTACGTTTTCAAATGCTAAAGGTTCTATTCTAGTAAATGGGCAGCATGCTAGTGGTTCAGATTTTAAAGCCCAGGGGACCTTAACCCTTTCCAACGCAAGAGCAATGGTAGGTTCGGAAGATAAAATAGAAAAAGTTGCCGTTAATAGTGGAGATTTTGTAATTAACGGTGTTGATATTGCATCAGGAGGAGCTCTTAACATTGAAGACAATGATAACGATCACACCCTTCTTAATGCAATTAATGACAACACAGAACTCCAGCAGATGGGAATCCGTGCAGAATACTATAGTACAGATGACGGAGTATCAAACAGGATAAGGCTTATTTCAGCCAATGATGATATAACAATTTCAGGTACTGATCCATCCAAGCTTAACTTTGTAAAAGGCACAACAGAAGGTATAACTACAACTGAAATGAGGATTGAAGGAGCTGCTGTTGATTCAGATAAGAGTAATGATAACTACCTGAGTAAAATAGGGCTTTCAGGAAGTATTAACGGTACTTCAGAAGCTGACGGATCAGAAAACAGCGGTGGAAACGATGTCCTTATCTTTGGAAATGATCGTATGCGCTATGATTCCGGGGATATAGCAATAAACGGCTATAACATAGGTCAGCCTTCAGATGATGGTATTTCCCATGCTCTAGGTGACAGAAGTGCTGCTGCCTGGGCAGAAGCAATTAACAGTATATCAAAGCACACAGGTGTTGAAGCTGATATTATCAAGGCACAGCAAACAGGTGCAGGTACTGTAACTGCTGGTATTCTTCAGCAGGGTGACCTTAAAATCAACGGTGTTGATATAGTTAGAGATAATACCGGTGGAAACGGAATGCAGCTTAAAAACGGCGATGCCGACCATACTCTTATCAATGCAATAAATGAATATAAAGATCAAACAGGTGTAATGGCAAGCATTGATAAAGACGGAGCTCTTGTTCTTAATGCCCGTGACGGAAGAAATATTCATGTTCAGTCAACAGCAACAGGAAACAAAAACGTTAAGTTTGCTTCTGATTTCGGTAACGTAGGTGTTGCTCAGGATTCAGTATACATGGGTAATATACGTCTTGTAGCCAATGAAGCTTTCACAGTTGATGGTGCAGGAAGTAATGCCGGTCAAAGAGAGCTTAGTCTTGGTAAAGTAGGTCTTGCAGGCGGTGGTGCTTCAACAGAAGCCACATCTGACCTGAAAGGCGACGGTACAATTCTTGCCGGTCTTAACTACTCTACAGCCATTGCTTATGTTGATGTGACAACTCAGGAAGGTGCAGAAATGGCAATCCGTACTGCTGACTATGCTCTTGAGCGTCTTGATGAAATAAGATCAGGACTTGGTTCTACTCAAAATCAGCTTACAAGTACAATTGCAAACCTTTCTGTTACAAAAATAAACGTACAGGCAACAGAAAGTGCAATGAGAGATGTTGACTTTGCAGCTGAAAGTACACAGTTCTCAAAAATGCAGGTATTGATGCAGGCAGGAACCTATGCTCAGTCACAGGCAAATGCTACAGCTCAGAACGTTATGAGACTGCTTCAGTAA